A stretch of DNA from Gemmatimonadaceae bacterium:
AGCGCGAGACGGCGATGCCCTCGTCGCCGCTCGAAGGAATGCTCGATTGACGCAGCCGCGCGGCGGGGTTCAGTTCGCGGTTCAGGGCGGCGTGACGGAAGCGCGCGTGCTCGCCGCCGAGGTGTGCGCCGACCTGCGGAACGGGGAGATGCTGGATTCGTCGTTCGAGCGTCGCGCCGCCTCGCTCGATTCGCGCGACCGGCGCTGGATGCAGGAGCTGGTGTACGGCATGCTTCGCCGTCGCGCGCAGCTCGACGCGATCCTGTCGTCGCGCGTGCGCGGCGGTCTCGCCCGGCTCGATCCGGACCTGATCGACCTGCTGCGGCTCGGCGTCGATCAGCTGTTGTACATGGGCAGCGTTCCCGCGTACGCCGCGATCGCCCAGACGGTCGAGCTGGTGAAGCGCCGGCACGGAATCGGAGCGAGCAAGCTGGCCAACGCCGTGCTGCGGCGCGTCGACCGCGAGCGCGAGGACCTCGCCGTGCGGGTGGACGGCGACGAGGTGGATCAGCTCGCGCTGGAGTACTCGCATCCGCGGTGGATCGTGGCGCGCTGGCTGGACCGGTTCGGCCGCAGCGAGACGGTCACGCTGCTCGCGACCAACAACACGGAGCCGCCGCTGATCGCGCGGCCGTACGGAATAGTCCGCGAGCAGCTGGAGGCCACGCTCGAGGCGGCGGGGGTCAAGGTCGGCGACGCGCCCCTCGTAGCGGACAGCATCGAGCTCCGCGGCGCGGCCGCGCTGACCGAGCTGGGCGCGTACAAGCAGGGACTCTTCTTCATCCAGGATCCCGCATCGACGCTGGTGGCGCGGTATGCCGCGATCTCCGCCGGCGTGGTCGTCGCCGATCTGTGCGCGGCGCCGGGGGGGAAGTCGCTCGAGATGACGCGCGTTGCCGGAGCCGTAGTCGCGAGCGATCGGTCGCAGACGCGGCTGCAGCGGGTGATCGCGAACGTCCAGCGGCTCGATGCGCGCGACTTGCTCGCGTTCGTCGGCGATGCGCGGCATCCGGCGATCAGGCCGGTGGACGTGGTGTTGATCGACGTGCCCTGCACCGGCACCGGCACGTTCCGCCGGCATCCGGACGCGAGATGGAGACTGCGGCCGTCCGATCTCGCGGTGATGACCAACCTGCAGCGCGCCATCTGCCGCGGCGCGGCCCGCGTCGTCAAGCCCGGAGGCCTGCTCATCTACAGCACCTGCTCGCTCGAGCCCGAAGAGAACGAGGAGCAGGTCGCGACGTTCCTGAAGGAGCATCCGGACTTCACGCTCGAGCCCCCCGCCGCGGGCGAGATTCCCGCCGAAGTGCTCGACCAGGGGTTTCTCCGCGTGTTGCCGCAGCGACACGGCACCGACGGCGCTTTCGCGGCGCGGCTCAGAAGGGCTCGCTAGGTGAACTGGCGCGCTGCCCCCCGCAGCGCATTTTCGTACATCGTCACCGCCGCCGGTGGTTTTTTGCTCGCATACCTGGTGATCTTTCTGTTCGCGTTCCCGGCGGAGGTGATTCCCGATGATGCCGACGTGCCGAACGTAGTGGGACTCATGTACTCCGACGCCGCGCAGCGAATCGAGAAGGCCGGGTTCCGCGCCGTGCAGGGGGAATCGCGCTTCCACCCGCGGGCGGCGGAAGGCACGGTGCTGCAGCAGGATCCGCCCGCCGAGAGCAGCCAGAAA
This window harbors:
- the rsmB gene encoding 16S rRNA (cytosine(967)-C(5))-methyltransferase RsmB, with translation MTQPRGGVQFAVQGGVTEARVLAAEVCADLRNGEMLDSSFERRAASLDSRDRRWMQELVYGMLRRRAQLDAILSSRVRGGLARLDPDLIDLLRLGVDQLLYMGSVPAYAAIAQTVELVKRRHGIGASKLANAVLRRVDREREDLAVRVDGDEVDQLALEYSHPRWIVARWLDRFGRSETVTLLATNNTEPPLIARPYGIVREQLEATLEAAGVKVGDAPLVADSIELRGAAALTELGAYKQGLFFIQDPASTLVARYAAISAGVVVADLCAAPGGKSLEMTRVAGAVVASDRSQTRLQRVIANVQRLDARDLLAFVGDARHPAIRPVDVVLIDVPCTGTGTFRRHPDARWRLRPSDLAVMTNLQRAICRGAARVVKPGGLLIYSTCSLEPEENEEQVATFLKEHPDFTLEPPAAGEIPAEVLDQGFLRVLPQRHGTDGAFAARLRRAR